Within the Chrysemys picta bellii isolate R12L10 chromosome 17, ASM1138683v2, whole genome shotgun sequence genome, the region actgtgtgatgaagtgggagattttcttgtttttaacttgtttttccaatggtttgcatgcagagggagtgggactcagtgtccctgggtgttactggtttaacaaggtgagggGAGTGGGAGTTTGTTGATACAGAGGACCAGCGAGGGAACTTGGGACTCCAGCCAATGGCGTGGAGAATGGAGTCGTAGCCGGTTCAGgtcagtgggaggacaatgggctgtgaaggGAGGATCCCgatgacctgaccagccggttccagccagaggggccagaggacagaagggaggagaggaggcccaggtgaccctgtttacctggatggaagacaatggacagagatggagcttggggccggtgatatcagatgcccagctggaaagCAGGGGGGCTcgaggctggagagggggagcaggcagagcccacctggatgcagggagactgggatgtgctgtgctgaaggaggccaggcctgaaggcctggagagtttcctgtgctgtgttcaaacgctcaataaaccctcctgttctatgctggctgagagtcactccgggctagagaacagggggcattattccctctggaagtggaggccccaggggtccagagtgagtggactccctgagggggcccatggcgagaaacaggcgtgctaaggctcagagaggtgaagttctgacttttttgccacccgaagcaaaaaaaaaaaaactcctgggtgcagggcagccagacccagaggcaaagcaaaaaaaaaacccaaaaccctggATGCAAGGTGGCTGGACCCGGcggcaaagcaaaaaataaaaaataaaaataaaaagggcagccgtgccgccctaacTTTGGACAGAACgctgccccttagaatctgccgccccaagcacgagcttgcttggctggtgcctgggcaACCACTGGGGGAAGCTGCCCCATAATCTGTGACTCAAGAGATTCCCCCCCGGCCCCAGTACCGGGCCCCGTGCTGCCCGCACGGGTGGGAGCCGGAGCCACTCCAGGCTGGGTCGGGTAGGTTCCCCCTGTGGGAATAGAACCGGTGTCTGTCAGGGCAGCGGGAGAGGTTGAAGCACTGATTCAGAGATTGCCCTGACTGCCAGGTGAGCAGGACATTAGAAGCCCCAGCACCCTGAGCTCTTGCTACCTGCTGTGGCCTCAAGGCTAGGGGACTCTCACTCCCCACTGCACACCGAGGCCGAGGCAcggggacagagcttctctggtcttggggtcacagtggggggaggggcagaaagcAGCAAATAGGTTGCGGGGCTGCAATGGGGGGACGgattggggtggggctgtgggtggaataggggTGGGGCCATGTGGAAGAgccagaaaggggtggggctgcaggccGAGGAGGCGGAACAGGAGGGGAacagcaggtggaaggggtggggagggatttcCCTTGCTCTGGCCtagggccccaggaaaccttatTCCACCTCAGCCCATGACTCAGCATCGATTGTTACTGTCAGTCCCGGGGAGGGGAGTTTGTGGCTGGGGACGGTGCCAGCTCAGTAGCCCCTGGGCCCTAACTCCTCTGTGTGTCCCCAGTGTGGGGGCAGCCGGGAGAGCATCCCCTGGGAAAGGCCCCtgctgtcagggctggctctaggttttttgccgccccaagcaaaaaaaaaatgacagcatGAAccacagcggccccagggcgccccccgcgcaagacgcgctgctgctgctggaccccAGTCCCCGGGCCAGCTTTGGCCACCCACTGTGGCTCTTCCACCTGGACTTTGGCGTCAGTTTGGGGGCCAGGACAGTGTCTACCTGGGTGAGCGCCCGCAGGGCcggcccccaaacacacacacacaaaataaaggaTGGCCCGaatgccacccctgcaaatgtgccgccccaagcacctgcttgctttgctggtgcatagagccggccctgcctgctgtgcagctccccctgggggcagggatccccctccctcagccctgaacctccaggagctgctgctcccccttgcctggggaaccccccagtgacaCTGTTCCCGCTCCCTGTCCAGGCCAGTCCTAGGGCTCTgggcacagcctggctctgaacaTCCCATCAGGTGCCGACCTTCTGGGGGTCCGACTGGGAGCGGGGAcgtggagccgggcccctcacctgctacaaccagctccacggggtcgctgAGCTCCGAGGAGAGGAAGGGCTCTGATCGGAgccggtagctgcagctgtagttcCCTCCGTGCTGCTGGCCCACAATGGGGATGCGGAACtcggccctgtccccagcagggtccatgtgtCGCGGCGGGTTCAGGtctccagccttgtgcaggaagaacCTCACGTCCCAGCGCTGCCCCTGACACCGGATGGTGACGTCTGCCCCTGGGGCGGTGACCCCAGTGGGGCTCAGAtagatggagggtctgggtaagctgggatctgcgcacaggagacaggctgtgagagcCAAACCCcggcacccacccagccccgtcctcaagctgcagaggagaagaatgagggggggatttgatagcagccttcaactacctgaaggggggttccaaagaggatggagctcggctgttctcagtgggggcagatgacagaacaagggacaatggtctcaagttgcagtgggggaggtctaggttggatattaggaaaaactgtttcactaggagggtggtgaagcactggaatgggctccctagggaggtggtggaatctccattcttagaggtttttcaggcccggcttgacaaagccctggctgggatgattgagttggggttggtcctgctggGCCTACCCTGGACACAGAGTGACTCACGGGCTGGTCTCTAGTGCCCAGAAccacagagcctgagctccacatAGGAAGGGAGTCagccccctgggaggcagggaggtgtcattatccccattctacaggtgtggaaactgaggcacagacagattcaCTTTCCTCAGTGAGCTCCCAGGGGCCGGGATTGTCTCTTCACTCTGTGTttatgcagcacctggcacaacagggccctgatcatgGTGGGGGCCCTACATGCTCCCCCCACACAGGGGATCCAGCGCTATTGAAGCCAGTATTTGCAGAGGTCTCCATTAACTGTGGGTGTATTGGTTTGTGGATGCTCGACCTGAGATCCCCCAAGATTCAGGCTCCCCCGACAAGGAAGGACACTTTAGAAAACTGTGACGTGTTCCCATCATGCAGAGTCTGTGGCCGCgccaggagctgggccagatctcctgggtcccagcctagcGCTGTGTCCACCAAGCCACTGCTCCTCatgcagcccctgcctcattcagctctggctggggcctgGAGAACAGAGGGGATGGGATCATGGGATTAAATAGCAACTCACGGTTCCTATGCTCAAGGGGCAGCGTTAAAGTAGCCTCCCTGACCCAAgtctccaggagctgctgctccccccctggctggggaaccccccagtgactccgtccctgctccctggccGGGCGTCCCCCTTgctggctcagggcagagcctggctctgagcgtcccatTGGCACCGAGCCCccgtgagggtctggctgggggtgggagtggggatgccgagctgggcccctcacctctcaccaccagctccacggggttGCTGGGGTACGACACGGCAAATGGCTCCGATCTGCTGTGAGaggagcagctgtagctcccgccGTGCTCCCAATGCACGTTGCTGATGGGAAACACAGCCCCAAACCCGTCCGAATCCACAGGTGGGAAATGGCGTCGCTCTTTATTCAGCACGAACCGCGCGCCCTGGTGCTGCCCCCGACACCTGAAGGACATGGCTCCCCACAGGGAGACCGCTTGACTGGGGCTCAGGGAGatgttgggtagggttaccattcatccggattcccccagacacgtccggcttttggagataaaaatagcgtccgggggaatctgtaaatgtccggacttctccccccccccccatgcagaatGCACGCTGctgacagggcagctggccggatggTGCCCCTTACAAggggctccaacagccagagagacccctcctccgcttcccctccAGCAGAGAtcactctctccctccttccctccctgtattcgcagatcaccagccggcAGTTCACACCgtcagtctggagctcctcctccctggcacgctggtctgagcggcagggtaaggggggtgggggtcggaaaaggggcagggaggttctagagggggcagtcaagagacagggagcgggggggggtcgggagtttggggggggcttttggggggtggataaggtttggggcagtcagggtacaagtagggggtagggtcctggggggggcagttagggtgggggggtcccaggaggggtagtcaggggacaaggagcaggggtgtgtgtgtttgggagttctggggggggctgtcagggggtggagagtggttggatggggcgtgggagttctgggggtctgtgtgggggtgtggataagggttggggcagtcaggggacaggtaggaggtagggtcctagggggccagttaggatggggtgAGGGTCTTAgacgggggcagtcagggaacaaggatcagggaggctttggtagggggtggagtcctggggggggcagttaggggcaggggtcccaggagggggcagtcagaggacaaggagcagggggaggattgggggttctgagggggggcgggaagtgggagggagtggaaggggcggggctagggcaggacgggggcggggcctctctcgtcctcttttttgcttgctgaaatatggtaaccctaatgttggGTTTGGGGTAGTTGGGCTCTGCAGGGGGAAGCAGACAGGCCATGAGATGCAGGCCCTGTCACTCACTCCTGGAGCCCGTCCTCACCACAGGCCTCAGTGGTGGGTCAGACCTGGCGGCCCTGGGGACAGGCTCCTGGATGCCTTTCCATAGGGGCCAGAGTTTCCTCTGAGCGCTGGGCTAACAGCATGAGACACGGAgcaaccccagcccctggggcccagagctctgctccctagcGGGTGACAGGCCAGTCCAGTCTTCAGGGTCCATTCACTCCCTGGCTTCTcagctgggagccgggactcctgggttctctccctggctcgaggaggggagtggggtctagtggagagagcagggggatgggggccaggactcctgcgtTCTGTGGACAGCACCACCACTGACTTGTAGGGGACTGTGCAAGTCTCTACTATACACTGAGGTTTATAACCTTCAGCTCCGTCCATCACCCCATAACCGATGTGTTGTCTGGGAaaggcccccctgctctgcagctccccctgggggcagggatccccctccctctgccccaaatctccagtggctgcttctcccccctggctggaaaccccccagtgactccatccCTGCTCTCCGGCCAGGCATCCCCTCTGCTAGGCCAAGAGTCTAACTGGGCCTGGGGCTAGAAGCAGAGACACTGAGCCGGGctcctcacctgctaccaccagctccaTGGGGTCGCTGGGCTCCGACCAGGTGTGGGGATCCGAGTCGGGGGATCATAGCAGGTGTAGCTGCCTCTGTCTGCCCGGCTCACTTTGGGGATGGGAAATTTGACCCCAGCCGAGTCCCCGCCCGGTGCTGCTGCGTTCCTGGCCCCAGCCTTGTACAGAGCAAACTCCAGACCCTGACACTGGATGGTTGCGGCTCCCCccagggtgaccccccccccacactgggGCTGAGGGAAatgaagggtttgggggagcTGAGCTCTGCAGTGGAAGGGAGATGAGGCATGAGACAGATCCTGGCATGGCCACTGTGCCCCGTCCCCAGCATGGAGCATCAGCTATGGGGCAGAGACAGGGTCAGGGTCTCCCCTGGGATCCAGGGCACCAAGGCACCAGCCCAAGATCTCCTTCCTCCCCATACCCATCTTTGGGGGGCTGagatgtcccctcccccacccccccaactcaACCTTCACTGGCTGGACGGCCCATCTACTGTGCATCAGAGCTTAGGGAGCTCCCCCGGgggtctggctgggtgtggggctgggagccgaggTGCTGGGctggcccctcacctgctacaatgATCTGCACAGGGTCACTGGGCTCGGAGTAGATGCCTGATTTGTTGTGATAACGACAGGTGTAGCTGCCACCGTGATCCCATCTGGCGCTGGTGATGGGAAATTCAGCCTCAGAGCCAGCAGGGTCTGTGTAAGTCAGATAGTTCCCAACTCCAGCCTTGTAGAAGAGGAACATCATGCCCAGGTCCTGATGCCAACACCGGATGGTGACGCTTCCCCCCACAGGGATCACCCCACCGGGACTGAcggagatggagggtttggggtaGAACCCCTCTGGATTCACAAACAAACAGGCAGTAAGTGGGGGTGACACAAACTGTGTCCATCTGATTCAATCCTCTGCCTATCTGTCGCTCCAGCGTTTTACCCCCGTCCATCCCTGGGGTGCAGGCCCGGCCCTGTGGCTCACAGCCAGGGTGAGACAcagtgggggggaaaggagatTTCCAATCTTGGATTCCTTTAGTTCTCCAGGGTCAATTCAGCCCTGCCCTCATTGCAGTCAGGGGGTGAATTGGGATCTATCCTGCGGGGTGTGATGGAGTAGGGAGTATTAACCTTGTAATGTTGCATGGGAGTTTTACTAGTTTACTGTCTGTGTTGATATTAGATGATGGTGGGATATAAGAGTGTGACTTCACTGAGGAATGATACTTCAGGGCCAGCAGTAACCTAAGCccaggagggaggttggggccaggtgacaccttctgcctaGGAAACTGGACAAAAGCTGGAGGAGACTGCTGGGGGGAGTTTTaggcgggagctggggggggatatGCATGGGGGGGAGGCCCCGAACCTggatctgggctccccaccccccaagatggaccaaCTGAGGGgtgctgttttctgtacctacaagctctgttttagaccatgctcctgtctaataaaccttcttttTTACtatctggctgagagtcacagtgaattgcaggaagtggtgggtgcagggccctgactcccccacactctgtgacacctGGTGGCAGTGGCGGGATGTACTGTACTCTGTGGATGGAGCTTCCTGCAGTGAGTGACTgaggagcagtaaaacgaaggagGATTAACGAGAACCAAGCGTGCTGAAGCCTCAGAAGAGCTATGcttaacccctgggagtgtgtgaccagtgagaaggactgttgcagtaacGGGGTCGCCCTGGGGACTTCAGTGAGCAGTTTCAAGAGCGGAGGACTCTTTGGCTTGACCCtgggagagaggtggtgacctggagaagggctggcacagtagcggttcttcctggaaaccatGAGGAGCTGAGAGCACACAGGCCTGCAAGTCCACAACAACTTGGGAACGAGAAAATGTATAACCATCTCCTTAAGAGGAACCTTATAGGGCTGTGCAGGGGCTGCACGTTGGaaagctcaccaaagaacagctgattgtccagctggaggagaaggatCGCTCGGAGGAGCTGATCCCTTTCCCTGAGGGAAGCAACCTGGCAGATGCAGCGCGGGCACCAGTGTCTACCcgggctgggaggggtcagactgctgccgaggGCATCCCAAGACCCCTCCTACCTATGGCTAGGAGAGAGGCTGGAAGGATCCCAGCAAACCCCGGGGGCACCATGACCCctgcggccagcaggggatcctcacGGCGGAGCTCCCCATTGCTGGAGCTGAGGAGGCTGGAATGGGAGAGGGAGATAAAACTGAAAGAGTTGGAGGATCAGGAGAAACAGTGGCAGCATGAACTGGAGTTGGCAAGGCTGAGGAgcagagagccccctgctgcggtgggtgaggggggacccaggactgcatggTGATTTGATAAGCATATCCTGCCCAGTGTGAGGAAGGGCAGGACATAGATGACTTCCTGATGGCCTTTGAGAATGCCTGCGAGCTGCACagggttgaccctgcagacaggctccagtttcttacccccttactggacctcAAAGCCATGGGGTGTACAGCCGAAAGGAAGGGATGGAGGCAGGGGACCatgaactgttcaaaaaggccctgctaggCAAGTTTGGGATGACTCCCGAGGCGTACTAGAAAGAGTtccggagtcagcgtaaaacccCTGAGGACACATACCTGGAATTGATCCTCTGAATGGAGAGATATGTCCAcaagtgggcagatggggcccagACTAAGGAGGACATGGTTAAGCTGATTGTACTGGAGCAACTGTTTGAACAttgcccatctgacctgaggaTATGGTTGGGGGACAAAAAGCCAGAGGACTTGCAGAGTGCAGGGCAGCTGGCCGACGAGTTTGTGGACAGCCGGTCAGGCGGTGGAAAGGAGGAGTCCCAAAAGAATAAGCCCACCatggtgcagagagagagagtcaccctgggatcCCCCAAAGGGGGAATGTGGAGAACCTCCTCTTAAGGGGAACCCCCTCTTAGGACCAACCGACCGGCTCAAGGGGACCAACAGAACATGACAttactgtggccagagaggccacctacgggcccagtgcctcaacctcaaggacagactgagcaaaTCAAACCCTCACAGGGTTAACTGGCTAGATACCCAgccggacgaggggcaggcttcccaggcaaaggggggctggcagcttatcaactgctcaggACAGAGGAGTTTCCCAGACCAGCTCCCCTGGGGGAGCTGGTTGCTCCAGACTCAAGGTTCTCAGTTTACaaggtgggcgcggggctgtccctgcagaGTGAGTGCCTTGTTCGCCTggagatggatgggaggaaggtcaatggatactgggacaaGGGCGCTGAGATGACACTGGCCccgcccgaggtggtggccccagatcaggtggtgcctgatacctacctgaccctgacaggtgtgggcgggaccccattcaaggttcccgtggCGAGGATACATTGGAAATGGGAGGCCAAGGAGGGTCCCCAGGATGTGGGGGTGCACCATCATTTGCTCACTGAGGTGTTGATAGGGGTGACCTAGAGGattggccaagcaacccccagaacGCCCTAGTCGTGACCTAGCCAGAGCCAGCAAGGGGCACTATGCTCTGACGTTGGGGAGGATACCTCACTGGAGACGCAGGACCCTACCCTGGTCGGGAGGGAGTGCCCAGGGACAAGACTCAAAGGGGCTGTGGCTTCAGACCCAGCCAGCAAGAAGTAGCAGATCCCTATCCCTTCCCTAGCCACTGAGTTCCAGGCagagttgcagaaagatccctccttgcagaaggggaaaggctgccaggagaggttcctgtgggagaagggattcctgtaccgagaatgggctcccccaggggaagtggagttgtgggggatcaggaggcagc harbors:
- the LOC135976212 gene encoding leukocyte immunoglobulin-like receptor subfamily B member 1 encodes the protein MSFRCRGQHQGARFVLNKERRHFPPVDSDGFGAVFPISNVHWEHGGSYSCSSHSRSEPFAVSYPSNPVELVVRDPSLPRPSIYLSPTGVTAPGADVTIRCQGQRWDVRFFLHKAGDLNPPRHMDPAGDRAEFRIPIVGQQHGGNYSCSYRLRSEPFLSSELSDPVELVVAGGSESPTPAPLGLTSPIITGVSAAAAVLLLLLLLLLVAFVCFRITRARKGAAPRPSSTSPMVALKAPAQEDPTYASIDEGKETQTLPQEPDPGADGLTYAELNHQVLQAKRGSPALAPEPAQPSVYAAINVSQGSPQ
- the LOC135976270 gene encoding T-cell-interacting, activating receptor on myeloid cells protein 1-like — encoded protein: MASALTILLGCWLAGWSGVSGQGFYPKPSISVSPGGVIPVGGSVTIRCWHQDLGMMFLFYKAGVGNYLTYTDPAGSEAEFPITSARWDHGGSYTCRYHNKSGIYSEPSDPVQIIVAGEGPAQHLGSQPHTQPDPRGSSLSSDAQ